One window of Chamaesiphon minutus PCC 6605 genomic DNA carries:
- a CDS encoding AAA-like domain-containing protein, whose product MRGSMPRSLRVQENCIERVKLALNRNGFPSQRSLAEDVGFALATVNKFLTGKAVDYTTFEELCRKLELDWREISTLDVAVRSPQIFQPESVWVSQNTGSAKDFLPPDTSPRYPNGAVPLGSPFYLERIPFEAQIDREISKPGALVRIKAPREMGKTSLLLRVLASAQSLGYHTVSLNLAQVDESILSDLDRFLRCICTNVARQLQLKPRIDEYWDEDLGSKISCTDYFQHYLLAKISTPLVLVFDELNHIFEHPQIAHDFLPLLRSWYEEAKILPIWQKLRLIVVHSTEIYIPLQLNQSPFNVGLPIQLDTFSLAEVQQLARCYGLDWDDGTEAGQLMELVGGHPALVNIAFYHLSRGDITLGELLQTAATATGIYHHHLQRHWVTLTEQPELAQALDRVMSATSPLVLAPILAYKLSSLGLIDRVGDTAIPGCELYQQAFKS is encoded by the coding sequence ATGAGAGGTTCTATGCCCAGATCCCTCAGAGTTCAAGAAAATTGCATCGAGCGAGTCAAGCTGGCACTCAACCGCAATGGCTTTCCCAGCCAACGCTCCTTGGCTGAGGATGTCGGCTTCGCACTGGCGACAGTTAATAAATTTCTGACTGGCAAAGCTGTTGACTACACGACTTTTGAAGAACTTTGTCGGAAACTAGAATTAGACTGGCGAGAAATTTCGACGCTAGATGTAGCGGTGAGATCGCCGCAGATTTTCCAGCCTGAATCGGTTTGGGTAAGTCAGAACACAGGCTCCGCCAAAGATTTTCTACCGCCAGACACATCACCCCGCTACCCCAATGGTGCCGTCCCGCTCGGCTCCCCATTTTATTTGGAGCGCATCCCATTTGAGGCGCAGATCGATCGCGAAATCAGCAAGCCAGGGGCACTGGTGCGGATCAAAGCACCGAGAGAAATGGGTAAGACATCCCTGCTCCTGAGAGTACTGGCATCGGCACAAAGTTTGGGATACCACACCGTCAGCCTCAATCTCGCCCAAGTTGACGAATCAATCTTGAGCGATCTCGATCGATTTTTGCGCTGTATTTGTACGAATGTGGCGCGTCAGCTCCAGCTCAAACCGAGGATCGACGAGTATTGGGATGAGGATCTTGGCAGTAAAATTAGCTGCACTGACTACTTTCAACACTATCTATTAGCGAAAATTTCTACTCCGCTGGTATTGGTATTCGATGAGCTGAATCATATTTTCGAGCATCCGCAGATCGCCCATGATTTTTTACCGTTGCTGCGCTCTTGGTATGAAGAAGCCAAAATCCTCCCAATTTGGCAAAAGCTGCGCCTGATTGTAGTTCACTCGACGGAGATTTACATTCCCCTTCAGCTCAACCAATCCCCGTTTAATGTCGGCTTGCCGATTCAGTTAGATACTTTCTCGCTAGCAGAGGTGCAGCAGTTAGCTCGATGCTACGGACTGGACTGGGACGATGGGACGGAAGCTGGGCAACTAATGGAGCTGGTGGGGGGACATCCCGCACTGGTGAATATTGCCTTCTATCATCTGAGTCGTGGCGACATCACTTTAGGAGAATTGCTACAAACTGCCGCCACAGCTACCGGAATTTATCATCATCATTTGCAGCGTCATTGGGTAACGCTAACAGAACAGCCAGAATTAGCACAAGCACTCGATCGAGTCATGAGTGCAACTAGTCCGCTCGTCCTAGCTCCGATCCTAGCTTATAAGTTGAGCAGTCTGGGACTGATCGATCGAGTGGGAGACACAGCGATTCCAGGTTGTGAGTTGTATCAGCAGGCGTTTAAGAGCTAA
- a CDS encoding cytochrome P450, producing the protein MQLPLGPQTPAFVQLTRWIFSPMSFMDECVRRFGDMYTVNLGKNNPNLVFVSNPQALQQMLTQDTRADFHAPGDRNGLLKTLLGDNSVICLSGSQHQRQRQLMMPPFHSDRMRTYSQVINQVTTETLARVQIGQTFDVRKTTQAITLRVIMQAVFGLNRGERAERLAHLLSQLLDRSGSPLSVSMLYFPILQQEWGGISPWAIQMRVQRAVDALIYAEIAERRTHPDSSRTDILSLLMAAQDEAGESMTDVELRDELMTLLVAGHETTATALAWALYWLHKLPAVRDKLVAELDGLGAEPDVNAIIKAPYLEAVCNETLRIYPVGMLTLPRVSLKSVTLAGREIPPETTILGSIYSTHQRADLYPQPQEFRPERFLERKFSTFEFLPFGSGARRCIGSAFAMMELKLALAKILSRWELELVDKRDIHPKRRGLVTAPERPIQLLVKSQRSASDLHPAQAIDRGAFA; encoded by the coding sequence ATGCAACTACCTCTAGGCCCCCAAACTCCCGCTTTTGTCCAACTCACGCGCTGGATTTTTAGCCCAATGTCGTTCATGGACGAATGCGTTCGCCGCTTTGGAGACATGTATACCGTCAATCTGGGCAAAAATAATCCAAATCTAGTCTTTGTCAGCAATCCTCAAGCTTTGCAGCAAATGCTAACTCAAGATACTAGAGCAGATTTTCATGCTCCAGGCGATCGGAACGGTTTACTAAAAACCTTGCTCGGTGACAACTCGGTCATTTGCTTGAGTGGATCGCAACATCAACGCCAACGACAGTTGATGATGCCACCATTTCATAGCGATCGAATGCGTACCTATAGTCAGGTTATTAACCAAGTTACTACCGAAACGCTAGCCCGAGTCCAGATCGGTCAAACTTTCGACGTGCGAAAGACCACCCAAGCAATTACGCTGCGGGTGATTATGCAAGCTGTGTTTGGATTAAATCGGGGCGAGCGTGCCGAACGACTCGCACATTTATTAAGCCAACTGCTCGATCGCAGCGGCTCTCCCCTGAGTGTCTCAATGTTATATTTTCCGATCCTCCAACAGGAATGGGGTGGTATCAGCCCCTGGGCGATCCAAATGCGCGTTCAGCGAGCGGTAGATGCCTTAATCTACGCCGAGATCGCAGAACGTCGGACTCACCCCGATTCCTCCCGTACCGATATCCTCAGCCTATTGATGGCGGCGCAGGATGAAGCGGGTGAATCGATGACCGATGTTGAATTGCGGGATGAATTGATGACGCTGCTGGTTGCCGGACATGAGACGACGGCGACAGCTTTAGCTTGGGCATTATATTGGCTGCATAAATTGCCAGCCGTCAGGGATAAACTAGTCGCGGAACTCGATGGCTTAGGCGCAGAGCCAGATGTTAACGCCATTATCAAAGCACCCTATCTCGAAGCCGTTTGTAATGAAACCCTGCGGATTTATCCAGTCGGGATGCTGACTTTGCCTAGAGTTAGTCTCAAATCTGTGACGCTTGCCGGACGAGAAATACCACCAGAGACAACCATATTGGGATCGATTTATTCAACCCATCAGCGAGCAGATTTATATCCCCAACCCCAGGAATTTCGCCCAGAACGCTTCCTAGAGCGAAAGTTTTCGACCTTTGAGTTTTTGCCTTTTGGTAGTGGTGCCAGACGCTGCATCGGTAGTGCGTTTGCAATGATGGAACTGAAACTCGCCCTCGCCAAGATCCTCTCGCGGTGGGAACTGGAATTGGTAGATAAGCGGGATATCCATCCCAAACGCCGAGGTTTGGTTACGGCTCCCGAACGCCCAATTCAACTACTGGTCAAAAGCCAGCGATCTGCGAGCGATCTCCACCCAGCCCAGGCGATCGATCGCGGAGCGTTCGCCTAG
- a CDS encoding alpha/beta hydrolase family protein encodes MEKLCAATPQLETSLARQKNYLSPIRSGSSGVNIPHSGICKDLPGKQKTSFSPEPLYKETKSYTTTIATSGDPADIYYPIAKSNKCPVEFPIALLLQGALVDKADYANFAAQVASYGFIVVVPNNERTLSAPTGQTITGLFPEPQQINEVLDWMEAEDVNPDSPIVNIIDPDKLGLLGHSFGGSVGLGASQEDIFVPGISSPNYVQPPELKAGIFYGTSFRNPVTDAVLPLNNQDIATGLIVGDRDGVIKPGSTTETYDLILNPPKALITVEGANHYGITNLDNPIREPNRPTLAQSTTTETIARWSGLFLQAHLQGSSGAFDYIYNTGDALDPNVSVISQSPNFGHFSNLP; translated from the coding sequence ATGGAAAAACTGTGTGCGGCTACTCCTCAATTAGAAACCTCGCTCGCTCGGCAAAAAAACTATTTGTCTCCGATCCGATCGGGATCGTCTGGTGTTAATATTCCTCATTCTGGCATCTGTAAAGATTTACCTGGGAAACAAAAAACTTCATTTAGTCCCGAACCTTTATACAAGGAGACGAAAAGCTACACCACGACGATCGCCACAAGTGGAGATCCTGCTGATATTTATTACCCGATTGCCAAGTCAAACAAATGTCCGGTGGAATTTCCGATTGCACTGCTGCTGCAAGGAGCGTTAGTTGATAAAGCAGATTACGCCAATTTTGCGGCTCAAGTAGCCAGTTATGGCTTTATCGTGGTGGTTCCCAATAACGAACGAACCTTGAGTGCGCCAACCGGACAAACAATTACCGGATTGTTTCCCGAACCGCAACAGATTAATGAGGTTTTGGATTGGATGGAGGCAGAAGATGTCAATCCTGATTCGCCGATCGTTAACATTATCGATCCAGATAAATTGGGATTGCTAGGACATTCCTTTGGGGGGAGCGTCGGATTGGGTGCCAGTCAAGAAGACATCTTTGTCCCTGGAATTAGTTCTCCAAATTATGTCCAACCGCCCGAACTAAAAGCCGGGATCTTTTATGGCACTAGTTTCAGAAATCCCGTTACCGATGCCGTTTTACCATTAAATAACCAGGATATTGCCACTGGCTTAATTGTCGGCGATCGGGATGGCGTAATTAAACCTGGATCTACAACCGAAACCTACGATCTGATTCTCAATCCTCCCAAGGCGTTAATTACAGTCGAGGGTGCCAATCACTATGGTATTACCAATCTAGACAATCCGATCCGCGAACCCAATCGACCGACATTAGCGCAATCTACTACTACAGAGACGATCGCGCGCTGGAGTGGGCTATTTTTACAGGCACATCTGCAAGGTAGCTCAGGTGCTTTTGACTATATTTACAACACTGGTGACGCTCTCGATCCCAATGTGAGTGTCATCAGTCAAAGTCCCAACTTCGGACACTTCTCGAATCTGCCGTAG